Proteins from a genomic interval of Lolium perenne isolate Kyuss_39 chromosome 1, Kyuss_2.0, whole genome shotgun sequence:
- the LOC127297623 gene encoding ABC transporter G family member 25 isoform X1: MPSNPLPAALLLLLVLALLPAGGRCQPGDGDIGALPPSPATQSKEMLAARIATVSSELTGEVQSKYGFCMSNVDNDLNQTFNFNSDPSFISDCMEQTKGQMVTMLCSKAEMELYLSSLGSKRIGRISRNCNQSSWATGCQSGWACSALDPNVTSVAKSVPLRAESCRPCCPGFFCPLGLTCMMPCPLGAYCPLGTLNETTNLCDPYSYQITPGSNSTCGSADSWADVITTDDVFCPPGNHCPSTVQKLNCSKGSYCRKGSTDESDCIWKSRCKENSTKEDLALFGGMLIVILCAVLLVVYNCSDQIIAIRAKVSAKSRKRAAKIAQESATARGRWKLAKELVLRHEVEMYESSDTPEQLATSSDGILHANKGNGKRSKNRKKLNVRTERFRRAYSQIDKEKTLQLDKDKLTLSGIVSRAAANRPQRPMLEVAFKGLTLSIGKKKLLQCVTGKLSPGRITAIMGPSGAGKTTFLNAVLGKTSGYKKDGLVLVNGKSGSMQSYKKIIGFVPQDDIVHGNLTVEENLWFSGCCRLSKGMSKADKVLVLERVIGSLGLQEIRNSLVGTVEKRGISGGQRKRVNVGIEMVMEPSLLILDEPTTGLDSASSQQLLRALRHEASQGVNVCAVIHQPSYTLFNMFDDFVLLARGGLIAYHGPICEIENYFSGLGIKVPDRENPPDYYIDILEGIVKTKMRGRVTPKQLPLLWILHNGYEVPKDMQKDLEEINMMHELYTVGSITREDSSVQHIDNKDSVHQNVRHTNDLLDRKTPGVLAQYKYYLGRVAKQRLREAVQQAVDYLILGIAGVCIGTITKVNDDTLGVASYGYTIIAISLLCQLAALRSFSPERLQYWRERESGMSSLAYFLARDTIDHFNTVVKPIVFLSTFYFFNNPRSTLRDNYLVLLALVYCVTGIGYTLSIWFELGLAQLCSALLPVVLVLVGTDKKIPQFIKGLCYPKWTLEAFIIAGAKKYSGVWLITRCGALLKGGYDINFFALCIGIMMLNGVLFRFVALLSLLKLK; encoded by the exons ATGCCGTCCAACCCGCTCCCCGCcgcgctgctcctcctcctcgtcctcgccctGCTCCCGGCCGGCGGACGATGTCAGCCGGGCGACGGCGACATCGGCGcgctgccgccgtcgcccgccaCCCAGTCCAAGGAGATGCTCGCCGCCAGGATTGCCACCGTCAGCAGCGAGCTCACCGGCGAGGTGCAGAGCAAGTACGGCTTCTGCATGTCCAACGT GGATAATGATCTCAACCAGACGTTCAACTTCAACTCGGACCCGAGCTTCATCTCGGACTGCATGGAGCAAACCAAAG GGCAAATGGTTACAATGCTGTGCAGCAAAGCTGAAATGGAGCTATATCTCAGCAGCTTGGGGAGCAAGCGGATTGGAAGGATTAGTAGGAACTGCAACCAGAGCTCATGGGCAACTGGTTGCCAATCTGGCTGGGCTTGCTCAGCGCTGGATCCCAATGTCACCTCAGTTGCTAAATCAGTTCCACTCAGAGCAGAGAGTTGCAGGCCATGCTGCCCAGGTTTCTTCTGTCCTCTTGGCCTGACCTGCATGATGC CTTGCCCTTTGGGTGCTTATtgtcctcttgggacactcaatgAAACCACCAACCTTTGTGACCC GTATTCTTACCAAATAACTCCTGGATCCAACAGTACATGCGGCAGTGCAGATTCTTGGGCTGATGTGATTACTACTGATGATGTCTTCTGCCCTCCAGGGAACCACTGTCCAAGCACTGTGCAGAAATTGAACTGTAGCAAGGG GTCCTATTGCAGGAAAGGTTCCACTGATGAAAGTG ATTGTATCTGGAAAAGCAGATGTAAGGAAAATTCAACAAAAGAAGATCTCGCTTTGTTTGGTGGTATGTTGATT gttatcttaTGTGCTGTTTTACTAGTGGTGTACAACTGCTCTGATCAGATCATTGCAATTCGAGCTAAAGTGTCAGCTAAATCTCGTAAAAGGGCTGCCAAAATTGCACAAGAATCCGCAACAGCACGTGGCAGATGGAAATTAGCAAAAGAACTTGTACTAAGACATGAGGTGGAGATGTATGAGTCTTCTGATACACCTGAGCAATTAGCTACATCTTCGGATGGAATACTGCATGCCAATAAAGGTAACGGTAAGAGGTCCAAAAATCGCAAAAAACTGAATGTTCGCACTGAAAGATTCCGGCGTGCATATAGTCAGATTGACAAGGAAAAAACTCTGCAGTTAGACAAAGACAAATTAACACTCTCTGGAATAGTGTCTAGAGCTGCTGCAAATAGACCACAAAGGCCAATGCTTGAGGTGGCTTTCAAAGGTCTGACGTTATCCATTGGAAAAAAGAAACTTCTGCAATGTGTTACTGGAAAACTTTCACCAGGTAGGATAACTGCCATTATGGGTCCTTCTGGAGCAGGAAAGACCACATTTCTCAACGCTGTGTTAGGTAAAACATCGGGTTATAAGAAGGATGGATTGGTCCTTGTAAATGGAAAATCTGGATCGATGCAGTCTTATAAGAAGATAATTGGTTTTGTGCCACAAGATGATATTGTCCATGGGAACCTGACGGTTGAGGAAAATCTGTGGTTCAGTGGATGCTGCAG GTTAAGCAAAGGCATGTCAAAAGCTGATAAGGTTCTTGTTCTTGAACGAGTTATAGGGTCACTAGGGCTCCAAGAAATCAGAAATTCCCTTGTTGGGACAGTTGAAAAGCGGGGTATTTCTGGTGGACAAAGGAAGCGTGTAAATGTTGGAATTGAAATGGTTATGGAACCATCTCTTCTGATATTAGATGAGCCAACAACAGGCTTAGATAGTGCTTCCTCTCAGCAACTTCTAAGAGCTCTTCGTCATGAAGCATCCCAAGGCGTGAATGTTTGCGCAGTGATTCACCAACCAAG CTATACTTTGTTCAATATGTTTGATGACTTCGTTCTTTTGGCAAGAGGTGGCCTTATTGCTTACCATGGGCCTATATGTGAAATTGAAAATTACTTCTCAGGCCTGGGGATCAAGGTTCCTGACCGTGAGAATCCTCCAGATTATTATATTGACATCTTAGAGGGAATAGTAAAGACAAAAATGAGAGGACGTGTCACTCCTAAACAGTTGCCACTTCTTTGGATTCTACATAATGGATATGAAGTTCCAAAAGATATGCAGAAGGACCTTGAGGAAATCAATATGATGCATGAGTTATATACTGTTGGATCAATTACTAGAGAAGATTCTTCTGTACAACATATAGATAATAAAGATTCTGTGCACCAAAATGTCAGGCACACAAACGATttgctggataggaaaacacccgGTGTACTTGCACAATACAAGTACTATTTAGGGAG GGTAGCTAAGCAACGCCTGCGTGAAGCTGTGCAACAGGCTGTTGATTACCTAATATTGGGTATTGCTGGCGTATGCATTGGAACCATCACAAAAGTTAACGATGATACACTTGGTGTAGCTTCTTATGGGTATACCATAATTGCAATTT CACTGCTGTGCCAGCTTGCAGCACTGCGATCATTTTCACCAGAAAGATTGCAATACTGGAGAGAGAGAGAATCTGGCATGAGTTCTCTAGCTTACTTCCTTGCAAGAGATACAATTGATCATTTCAACACCGTGGTTAAACCAATTGTCTTCCTCTCAACATTCTATTTCTTCAACAATCCACGGTCTACACTTCGAGACAATTATTTGGTTCTGCTTGCATTAGTTTACTGTGTAACTGGCATAGGTTATACTCTGTCGATTTGGTTTGAGCTAGGATTAGCTCAGTTG TGTTCTGCATTGCTACCTGTGGTATTGGTCCTGGTTGGCACTGATAAAAAAATTCCACAATTTATTAAAGGATTGTGCTATCCCAAGTGGACACTAGAAGCTTTCATTATTGCTGGAGCAAAGAA ATATTCTGGCGTATGGCTGATTACTCGATGTGGAGCACTGCTAAAAGGTGGATATGATATCAATTTTTTTGCTCTTTGCATCGGCATTATGATGCTTAATGGGGTACTCTTCCGGTTTGTTGCTCTACTTAGTCTGTTGAAGCTAAAATAG
- the LOC127297623 gene encoding ABC transporter G family member 25 isoform X2: protein MVTMLCSKAEMELYLSSLGSKRIGRISRNCNQSSWATGCQSGWACSALDPNVTSVAKSVPLRAESCRPCCPGFFCPLGLTCMMPCPLGAYCPLGTLNETTNLCDPYSYQITPGSNSTCGSADSWADVITTDDVFCPPGNHCPSTVQKLNCSKGSYCRKGSTDESDCIWKSRCKENSTKEDLALFGGMLIVILCAVLLVVYNCSDQIIAIRAKVSAKSRKRAAKIAQESATARGRWKLAKELVLRHEVEMYESSDTPEQLATSSDGILHANKGNGKRSKNRKKLNVRTERFRRAYSQIDKEKTLQLDKDKLTLSGIVSRAAANRPQRPMLEVAFKGLTLSIGKKKLLQCVTGKLSPGRITAIMGPSGAGKTTFLNAVLGKTSGYKKDGLVLVNGKSGSMQSYKKIIGFVPQDDIVHGNLTVEENLWFSGCCRLSKGMSKADKVLVLERVIGSLGLQEIRNSLVGTVEKRGISGGQRKRVNVGIEMVMEPSLLILDEPTTGLDSASSQQLLRALRHEASQGVNVCAVIHQPSYTLFNMFDDFVLLARGGLIAYHGPICEIENYFSGLGIKVPDRENPPDYYIDILEGIVKTKMRGRVTPKQLPLLWILHNGYEVPKDMQKDLEEINMMHELYTVGSITREDSSVQHIDNKDSVHQNVRHTNDLLDRKTPGVLAQYKYYLGRVAKQRLREAVQQAVDYLILGIAGVCIGTITKVNDDTLGVASYGYTIIAISLLCQLAALRSFSPERLQYWRERESGMSSLAYFLARDTIDHFNTVVKPIVFLSTFYFFNNPRSTLRDNYLVLLALVYCVTGIGYTLSIWFELGLAQLCSALLPVVLVLVGTDKKIPQFIKGLCYPKWTLEAFIIAGAKKYSGVWLITRCGALLKGGYDINFFALCIGIMMLNGVLFRFVALLSLLKLK from the exons ATGGTTACAATGCTGTGCAGCAAAGCTGAAATGGAGCTATATCTCAGCAGCTTGGGGAGCAAGCGGATTGGAAGGATTAGTAGGAACTGCAACCAGAGCTCATGGGCAACTGGTTGCCAATCTGGCTGGGCTTGCTCAGCGCTGGATCCCAATGTCACCTCAGTTGCTAAATCAGTTCCACTCAGAGCAGAGAGTTGCAGGCCATGCTGCCCAGGTTTCTTCTGTCCTCTTGGCCTGACCTGCATGATGC CTTGCCCTTTGGGTGCTTATtgtcctcttgggacactcaatgAAACCACCAACCTTTGTGACCC GTATTCTTACCAAATAACTCCTGGATCCAACAGTACATGCGGCAGTGCAGATTCTTGGGCTGATGTGATTACTACTGATGATGTCTTCTGCCCTCCAGGGAACCACTGTCCAAGCACTGTGCAGAAATTGAACTGTAGCAAGGG GTCCTATTGCAGGAAAGGTTCCACTGATGAAAGTG ATTGTATCTGGAAAAGCAGATGTAAGGAAAATTCAACAAAAGAAGATCTCGCTTTGTTTGGTGGTATGTTGATT gttatcttaTGTGCTGTTTTACTAGTGGTGTACAACTGCTCTGATCAGATCATTGCAATTCGAGCTAAAGTGTCAGCTAAATCTCGTAAAAGGGCTGCCAAAATTGCACAAGAATCCGCAACAGCACGTGGCAGATGGAAATTAGCAAAAGAACTTGTACTAAGACATGAGGTGGAGATGTATGAGTCTTCTGATACACCTGAGCAATTAGCTACATCTTCGGATGGAATACTGCATGCCAATAAAGGTAACGGTAAGAGGTCCAAAAATCGCAAAAAACTGAATGTTCGCACTGAAAGATTCCGGCGTGCATATAGTCAGATTGACAAGGAAAAAACTCTGCAGTTAGACAAAGACAAATTAACACTCTCTGGAATAGTGTCTAGAGCTGCTGCAAATAGACCACAAAGGCCAATGCTTGAGGTGGCTTTCAAAGGTCTGACGTTATCCATTGGAAAAAAGAAACTTCTGCAATGTGTTACTGGAAAACTTTCACCAGGTAGGATAACTGCCATTATGGGTCCTTCTGGAGCAGGAAAGACCACATTTCTCAACGCTGTGTTAGGTAAAACATCGGGTTATAAGAAGGATGGATTGGTCCTTGTAAATGGAAAATCTGGATCGATGCAGTCTTATAAGAAGATAATTGGTTTTGTGCCACAAGATGATATTGTCCATGGGAACCTGACGGTTGAGGAAAATCTGTGGTTCAGTGGATGCTGCAG GTTAAGCAAAGGCATGTCAAAAGCTGATAAGGTTCTTGTTCTTGAACGAGTTATAGGGTCACTAGGGCTCCAAGAAATCAGAAATTCCCTTGTTGGGACAGTTGAAAAGCGGGGTATTTCTGGTGGACAAAGGAAGCGTGTAAATGTTGGAATTGAAATGGTTATGGAACCATCTCTTCTGATATTAGATGAGCCAACAACAGGCTTAGATAGTGCTTCCTCTCAGCAACTTCTAAGAGCTCTTCGTCATGAAGCATCCCAAGGCGTGAATGTTTGCGCAGTGATTCACCAACCAAG CTATACTTTGTTCAATATGTTTGATGACTTCGTTCTTTTGGCAAGAGGTGGCCTTATTGCTTACCATGGGCCTATATGTGAAATTGAAAATTACTTCTCAGGCCTGGGGATCAAGGTTCCTGACCGTGAGAATCCTCCAGATTATTATATTGACATCTTAGAGGGAATAGTAAAGACAAAAATGAGAGGACGTGTCACTCCTAAACAGTTGCCACTTCTTTGGATTCTACATAATGGATATGAAGTTCCAAAAGATATGCAGAAGGACCTTGAGGAAATCAATATGATGCATGAGTTATATACTGTTGGATCAATTACTAGAGAAGATTCTTCTGTACAACATATAGATAATAAAGATTCTGTGCACCAAAATGTCAGGCACACAAACGATttgctggataggaaaacacccgGTGTACTTGCACAATACAAGTACTATTTAGGGAG GGTAGCTAAGCAACGCCTGCGTGAAGCTGTGCAACAGGCTGTTGATTACCTAATATTGGGTATTGCTGGCGTATGCATTGGAACCATCACAAAAGTTAACGATGATACACTTGGTGTAGCTTCTTATGGGTATACCATAATTGCAATTT CACTGCTGTGCCAGCTTGCAGCACTGCGATCATTTTCACCAGAAAGATTGCAATACTGGAGAGAGAGAGAATCTGGCATGAGTTCTCTAGCTTACTTCCTTGCAAGAGATACAATTGATCATTTCAACACCGTGGTTAAACCAATTGTCTTCCTCTCAACATTCTATTTCTTCAACAATCCACGGTCTACACTTCGAGACAATTATTTGGTTCTGCTTGCATTAGTTTACTGTGTAACTGGCATAGGTTATACTCTGTCGATTTGGTTTGAGCTAGGATTAGCTCAGTTG TGTTCTGCATTGCTACCTGTGGTATTGGTCCTGGTTGGCACTGATAAAAAAATTCCACAATTTATTAAAGGATTGTGCTATCCCAAGTGGACACTAGAAGCTTTCATTATTGCTGGAGCAAAGAA ATATTCTGGCGTATGGCTGATTACTCGATGTGGAGCACTGCTAAAAGGTGGATATGATATCAATTTTTTTGCTCTTTGCATCGGCATTATGATGCTTAATGGGGTACTCTTCCGGTTTGTTGCTCTACTTAGTCTGTTGAAGCTAAAATAG